The following proteins are encoded in a genomic region of Bacillus sp. FJAT-22090:
- a CDS encoding DUF5677 domain-containing protein, whose translation MSKMNMDTYLYKYCEEQINIIYDELIKGNGSPEIEEIIPLLLFKNILDKISTLKVLKKKADSSIKESSQGIARVVIETQWNLMFMIEQDSKFRALSYYYLALESQLNSQITSYDYHISETQGYIEKNLDNLRLLKDNYSRLTSIKLLNDPAALKYALNKNYGINSKIEIEKKIKIREESNKELFNTIQILKNKKKEVENKLNVLKDDKKFSDVQKEITKSKQKINYPKWYNLKTNIVSLRQLAIFLGRKKQYDGVYNMFSQEIHVLNAINQIYIEDGVAKLQQSSSNVNHTQALDAFSSAMYALTEVAESFLYFYGKVDESIFLRRQMENYSKEK comes from the coding sequence ATGTCAAAAATGAATATGGATACTTACTTGTATAAATATTGCGAAGAACAAATTAATATAATTTATGATGAATTAATAAAAGGAAATGGTTCTCCTGAAATAGAAGAAATAATTCCATTGCTATTATTTAAGAATATATTGGATAAAATTTCGACATTAAAAGTTTTAAAAAAGAAAGCTGACTCCTCAATTAAAGAAAGTTCTCAAGGAATCGCAAGAGTAGTAATTGAAACTCAGTGGAATCTTATGTTTATGATTGAACAGGACAGTAAATTCCGTGCTTTATCTTATTACTATCTTGCATTGGAGTCACAATTGAACAGCCAAATTACTAGTTATGACTATCATATCTCGGAAACACAGGGTTACATTGAAAAGAATCTAGACAATTTAAGATTGCTAAAAGACAACTATAGTAGACTTACTTCTATTAAACTGCTAAACGATCCTGCTGCACTTAAGTACGCTTTAAATAAAAATTATGGAATAAATTCTAAGATAGAAATTGAAAAAAAAATAAAAATTAGAGAAGAAAGTAATAAGGAGTTATTTAATACAATTCAAATTTTAAAAAATAAAAAAAAGGAGGTAGAAAATAAATTAAATGTATTAAAGGATGACAAAAAGTTTTCTGATGTGCAAAAGGAAATTACCAAGTCGAAACAAAAAATTAATTATCCTAAGTGGTACAACTTAAAAACTAATATTGTCTCACTAAGGCAACTCGCAATATTTCTTGGTAGAAAAAAGCAGTATGATGGTGTGTATAATATGTTTTCACAAGAAATTCATGTTCTCAATGCGATAAATCAAATATATATAGAAGATGGAGTTGCTAAGTTACAGCAATCTTCTTCTAACGTAAATCATACACAAGCATTAGATGCATTTTCCTCAGCTATGTACGCTCTAACTGAAGTTGCAGAGAGTTTTCTGTATTTTTATGGAAAAGTCGATGAAAGTATATTTTTAAGAAGGCAAATGGAAAATTATTCAAAAGAGAAATAG
- the glmS gene encoding glutamine--fructose-6-phosphate transaminase (isomerizing): MCGIVGYIGESDTKEILLKGLEKLEYRGYDSAGIAVLNEEGVVVFKEKGRIADLRDVVDEEVGAKLGIGHTRWATHGVPNQLNAHPHQSTTKRFTLVHNGVIENYHLMKKAYLANVEMASDTDTEVIVQLIEKFSQDGLSTVDALRKTLHLIHGSYAIALIDREDQNTIYVAKNKSPLLVGLGDGFNVVASDAMAMLQVTEHYVELHDQEIVIVHKDSVEIQKLDGTKIERAPYKAELDMSDIEKGTYPHYMLKEMDEQPAVIRKIIQAYQNEQGELTIDQAILDALNEADRLYIIAAGTSYHAGLIGKEYFEKVAGIPVEVHISSEFGYNMPLLSAKPIFMFITQSGETADSRQVLVKIKEKGFPTITMTNVPGSTLSREADHTLLLHAGPEIAVASTKAYVAQVATLMVTASVYAQSQNIELDFDVVKELGIVANAVQTIVDSKEEMEEIATEFLATTRNAFFIGRNIDFYVSLEGALKLKEISYIQAEGFAGGELKHGTIALIEEGTPIIALATQQAVSLNIRGNVKEVVARGANPCIIAMEGFEEEGDRFILPKVHELFAPLVAVIPLQLISYYAALHRDCDVDKPRNLAKSVTVE; this comes from the coding sequence ATGTGTGGAATCGTAGGATATATTGGTGAATCAGATACAAAGGAAATTCTATTAAAAGGTTTAGAAAAATTAGAGTACCGCGGATATGACTCGGCGGGAATCGCTGTGTTAAATGAAGAGGGTGTAGTCGTTTTCAAAGAAAAAGGACGTATTGCAGACTTACGCGATGTAGTAGACGAAGAGGTAGGCGCAAAGCTTGGAATTGGTCATACACGTTGGGCAACTCACGGTGTTCCGAATCAGTTGAATGCCCATCCACACCAAAGTACTACAAAGCGTTTTACTTTAGTTCACAATGGTGTAATTGAAAATTATCACCTTATGAAAAAAGCTTACTTAGCAAATGTAGAAATGGCATCTGACACGGATACAGAAGTGATTGTACAGCTTATTGAAAAATTTTCACAAGATGGTTTATCTACTGTAGATGCGCTTAGAAAAACATTGCATCTTATTCACGGATCATATGCAATTGCTCTTATTGATAGAGAAGATCAAAACACAATCTATGTAGCAAAAAATAAATCACCTCTTCTTGTAGGATTAGGAGATGGATTTAATGTAGTAGCATCTGACGCAATGGCAATGCTTCAAGTGACAGAGCACTATGTAGAACTTCATGACCAAGAAATCGTTATCGTGCATAAAGATTCTGTTGAAATTCAAAAGCTTGATGGCACAAAAATAGAACGTGCTCCATACAAGGCAGAACTAGACATGAGCGATATTGAAAAAGGGACATATCCTCACTATATGTTAAAAGAAATGGATGAACAGCCAGCTGTTATCCGTAAAATAATACAAGCGTATCAAAACGAACAAGGCGAGCTTACAATCGACCAAGCTATTTTAGATGCACTAAATGAGGCAGATCGTCTGTACATTATCGCTGCAGGAACTAGCTATCATGCAGGATTAATTGGGAAAGAATACTTTGAGAAAGTTGCAGGTATTCCAGTAGAAGTGCATATTTCTAGTGAATTCGGCTACAACATGCCACTTCTATCAGCAAAACCAATATTTATGTTCATCACGCAATCAGGTGAAACAGCAGACAGCAGACAAGTGCTAGTAAAAATTAAAGAAAAAGGCTTCCCAACTATTACGATGACAAACGTGCCTGGGTCAACACTTTCTCGTGAAGCAGACCATACATTACTACTTCATGCTGGTCCTGAAATTGCCGTTGCATCAACAAAAGCTTATGTTGCACAAGTTGCGACATTAATGGTAACAGCATCTGTATACGCGCAATCTCAAAACATAGAATTAGACTTTGATGTTGTCAAAGAACTAGGTATTGTAGCAAATGCTGTCCAAACAATTGTCGATTCCAAAGAAGAAATGGAAGAAATCGCAACTGAATTCTTAGCAACAACTCGAAATGCATTCTTCATCGGACGTAACATCGACTTCTACGTAAGTCTAGAAGGTGCATTAAAACTAAAGGAAATTTCTTATATCCAAGCAGAAGGTTTTGCTGGAGGGGAATTAAAACACGGTACGATCGCTCTAATTGAAGAGGGTACACCGATTATTGCACTTGCAACTCAGCAAGCGGTAAGTTTAAATATTCGCGGTAACGTAAAAGAAGTAGTAGCACGTGGTGCAAACCCATGCATCATCGCAATGGAAGGCTTTGAAGAAGAAGGCGATCGATTCATTCTTCCAAAAGTACACGAGCTATTCGCTCCACTCGTAGCAGTAATTCCACTTCAACTAATAAGCTACTACGCTGCTTTACACAGAGACTGTGACGTCGATAAACCAAGAAACTTGGCAAAATCGGTAACGGTGGAGTAA
- a CDS encoding P-loop ATPase, Sll1717 family, whose protein sequence is MAVVKAFYAYPGLKTDLTEDIHDAVRLINESKIISITTWEDLSIGGRYIIDGILDAIDRCDLFICDLTYLNFNVLYELGYAISKEKKIWITLNKSHAKARANYKAFSLITTIGYAGYENSRELVEKFYSELPHETSQNIIQYSQESLNKHLVYLACENSTSASNILKITLGKSEIPIKIDDPYEGSQPLSWYLNVLQDSFGIVIHFHTSESQVENPIPTGRKALIAGIAKGLGLKTLLLAHSPFEKPLDYHDSLIVHVSASQCEKAIKEWLEPIIEEYKVSVDDHKEYITGQKALGKISNLIMGDYVAENENHDLVHYFLETAEYKEALIAQQVLFVGRKGTGKTANLLKIKNELTIDKRNFIISIQPQGHEFEGVLNILNNLKNESEQAHLIESVWKHLIYTEIAKQYYEYLDSLPLHYQKNKDEQEFIDFVKQNERLINADFTLRLENIVSNLTSSLKKSDSTEQQRYKVSEYLHDNIIKHLRNYLGKVLEKREKVTILIDNLDKSWNDKADLKKLSELLFGLLNVVHKISDEFQKNSYKYQKVNISLIVFLRSDIFSRITSYASEIDKVPIKHLSWSDYSLLFRVIENRIKYSNNGITSPDVLWNQYFCQEVNGIPLKKYIENLILPRPRDIIFLFKMALQEAVNRGHVKVEEEDFKSAEFAYSDYAIKSLFPENGGRIEDIEIIFYAFAGEKSILTQEEIENCIKKYSKQNINEVLNILCEMTFIGQEIAEDEYEYYSEKRSRKITDILAEKLAVRNSRSKRYKINPAFHAHLGIENN, encoded by the coding sequence TTGGCAGTAGTTAAAGCTTTTTATGCTTATCCGGGTCTAAAAACAGACTTAACAGAAGACATTCATGATGCTGTAAGATTAATTAATGAGTCCAAAATTATAAGTATAACAACGTGGGAAGATTTATCGATAGGTGGAAGGTATATCATTGACGGTATCTTAGATGCGATTGATAGATGTGACCTATTTATTTGTGATCTTACATATCTAAATTTTAATGTACTTTATGAATTGGGCTATGCTATATCTAAAGAGAAGAAAATATGGATTACATTAAACAAATCTCATGCAAAAGCGAGAGCAAATTATAAAGCTTTTAGTTTGATAACTACTATTGGCTATGCAGGCTATGAAAATTCCAGAGAATTAGTAGAAAAATTTTATAGCGAGCTACCTCATGAAACATCTCAAAATATTATTCAATATAGTCAAGAAAGCTTAAATAAGCACTTAGTTTATCTAGCATGTGAGAATAGCACAAGTGCATCAAACATTTTAAAGATAACGCTTGGAAAATCCGAAATACCAATCAAAATTGATGATCCATACGAGGGGTCTCAACCGTTAAGTTGGTATTTGAATGTTTTGCAAGACTCTTTCGGTATAGTTATACATTTTCATACATCTGAGAGTCAAGTTGAAAATCCAATACCAACAGGAAGAAAAGCTTTGATTGCAGGAATTGCAAAAGGTTTAGGGTTAAAAACCTTGTTATTAGCTCATTCACCATTTGAAAAGCCATTAGATTATCATGATAGTTTAATAGTGCATGTTAGTGCGAGTCAGTGCGAAAAAGCAATAAAAGAGTGGTTAGAGCCAATTATAGAAGAATATAAAGTATCTGTAGATGATCATAAAGAATATATAACGGGACAAAAAGCTCTCGGTAAAATTTCTAATTTAATTATGGGGGACTATGTTGCTGAGAATGAAAACCATGATTTAGTACATTATTTTTTGGAAACTGCAGAATATAAAGAGGCATTAATTGCACAACAAGTTCTCTTCGTTGGAAGAAAAGGAACTGGGAAAACTGCAAATTTATTAAAAATTAAAAATGAGTTAACTATTGATAAGCGTAATTTCATTATATCTATACAACCACAAGGCCATGAATTCGAAGGTGTTTTAAATATACTTAATAATTTAAAGAATGAATCTGAACAAGCTCATCTTATTGAAAGTGTTTGGAAACATCTAATATACACAGAAATTGCTAAACAATACTATGAGTATCTAGATAGTCTCCCTCTTCATTATCAAAAAAATAAAGATGAACAAGAATTCATAGATTTTGTTAAACAAAATGAACGACTTATTAATGCGGATTTTACCTTAAGATTAGAAAACATTGTAAGTAATCTCACTTCTTCTTTAAAGAAGTCTGATTCTACGGAACAGCAAAGATATAAAGTTAGCGAATATTTGCATGATAATATAATAAAACATTTAAGGAATTATCTTGGTAAAGTTTTAGAAAAACGAGAAAAAGTAACAATCTTAATTGATAATTTAGATAAGAGTTGGAATGATAAGGCAGATTTAAAAAAATTAAGCGAATTATTATTTGGTTTGTTGAACGTAGTACATAAAATATCCGATGAATTTCAAAAAAATTCATATAAATATCAAAAGGTAAATATATCACTAATAGTATTCTTAAGAAGTGATATTTTTTCTAGAATAACAAGTTATGCTTCTGAGATTGATAAAGTTCCTATTAAACATCTAAGTTGGTCAGATTATAGTTTACTTTTTAGAGTAATTGAGAATAGAATTAAGTATAGCAATAATGGTATTACAAGTCCCGATGTATTATGGAATCAATATTTTTGCCAAGAAGTTAATGGAATTCCCCTAAAGAAATATATAGAAAATCTAATTCTTCCTAGACCAAGGGATATTATATTTCTATTTAAAATGGCACTTCAAGAGGCTGTAAATAGGGGGCATGTTAAAGTAGAGGAAGAAGATTTCAAGAGTGCAGAGTTTGCATATTCGGATTATGCAATAAAATCATTATTTCCGGAAAATGGAGGTAGAATTGAAGATATAGAAATCATTTTTTATGCTTTTGCAGGAGAAAAGTCTATACTTACTCAAGAAGAAATAGAAAATTGTATAAAAAAATACAGTAAACAAAATATTAATGAAGTTCTTAATATTCTTTGTGAAATGACATTTATTGGACAAGAAATAGCCGAGGATGAATATGAATATTATAGTGAGAAAAGATCGAGGAAAATTACGGATATACTTGCAGAGAAATTAGCTGTACGTAATTCTCGTTCTAAAAGATATAAAATTAATCCAGCTTTCCACGCTCATCTTGGAATAGAAAATAACTAA